A genomic stretch from Candidatus Ishikawaella capsulata Mpkobe includes:
- a CDS encoding OmpA family protein, protein MLSITISKVFCDKYSKYPMRGHWSIAKVKHYLLKATVFFDFNKYILNQSAKARVKLFVSELSTLNLKEVWIIMLGYTDRIGTYEYNYKLAK, encoded by the coding sequence ATGTTGAGTATTACTATTAGTAAAGTTTTTTGTGATAAATATTCAAAATATCCAATGAGGGGTCATTGGTCAATCGCAAAAGTTAAACACTATCTTCTAAAGGCTACAGTATTCTTTGATTTTAACAAATATATATTAAATCAGAGCGCAAAAGCAAGGGTAAAGCTATTTGTTAGTGAATTGAGTACTCTGAATCTAAAAGAGGTATGGATAATAATGTTAGGTTATACTGATCGTATTGGAACTTATGAATATAACTACAAACTTGCTAAATAA
- a CDS encoding AAA family ATPase: protein MNILKLTEQNLRFNTDSYKKIFSQNFIDDIDSFSLVQPRLFSTLTNFCRRKYTFPILLIRSQENINYLAKIANVIKRLYIQDGTLYGGEYHITSNNIILKPPKDPSNPFTSLGKVIYAEWIELEKLLGSVHAYKKYINLIPGIVHQANGGFLLLSLRTLLKQPLMWKRLKQCIIKKLFEWFIPNNITRISSSIPALPMNLRLVLCGEYDSLASLQQLEPEIHKLAIYTEFEEQITIITRKDMFAWCHWTSVIAREAKIPHPQADFWPVLIHESSRYTGAKNTLSLCPCWLLRQLQEAMLYGNILNKKSLQKAIEIRYWHENYVYKKMYNEIILKTISVQTEGKVIGQINALSVFEYAGHPLLWGQPSRITCVVYLGDGECIDIESKTQLGNNIHAKGVMIMQSYLHSKLALEQHIPFSASLVFEQSYEEIDGDSASLAELCAVISAISSQPIDQQIAVTGSIDQFGNVQPVAGLNEKIEGFFYICYKRYLTHNQGVIIPADNVNHLSLNEDVIKAIQEKKFHIWAIKHVDQALQILTGLPWDNAQGPSLIKKIKEKICKNHKTNTNEIPWLFRWLNWGQ, encoded by the coding sequence TTGAATATTTTGAAACTTACTGAGCAAAATTTACGATTTAATACTGATAGCTATAAAAAAATTTTTTCGCAAAATTTTATAGATGATATAGACAGTTTTTCTTTAGTGCAGCCCAGATTATTCAGCACATTAACTAATTTTTGTAGACGTAAATATACATTTCCAATACTACTGATTCGTAGTCAAGAAAACATAAACTATTTAGCTAAGATTGCTAATGTGATTAAACGTTTATATATTCAAGATGGTACACTTTATGGTGGTGAATATCATATAACTTCTAATAATATTATTTTAAAACCACCTAAAGATCCTTCTAATCCATTTACCAGTTTAGGCAAAGTTATATATGCAGAATGGATAGAACTGGAAAAACTATTAGGATCTGTACATGCATATAAAAAATATATCAATTTAATACCCGGTATAGTTCATCAAGCAAATGGCGGCTTTCTACTTCTTTCTTTGCGTACTTTATTAAAACAACCTCTTATGTGGAAAAGATTAAAACAATGCATAATCAAAAAATTATTTGAATGGTTTATTCCTAATAATATTACTCGGATAAGCAGTTCAATCCCTGCTTTACCTATGAATTTACGATTAGTACTATGTGGTGAATATGATTCATTAGCTTCTCTACAACAATTAGAGCCAGAAATACATAAATTAGCTATTTATACTGAATTTGAAGAACAAATCACAATAATTACTAGAAAAGATATGTTTGCATGGTGTCACTGGACTTCTGTTATTGCAAGAGAAGCTAAAATTCCACATCCTCAAGCAGATTTTTGGCCTGTGTTAATTCATGAAAGTTCACGTTATACAGGTGCGAAAAACACTTTATCTTTATGTCCATGTTGGTTGTTACGGCAATTACAAGAAGCTATGCTCTATGGTAATATATTGAATAAAAAATCTTTGCAAAAAGCTATTGAAATACGCTATTGGCATGAAAATTATGTTTATAAAAAGATGTATAATGAAATTATATTAAAAACTATTTCAGTTCAAACAGAAGGTAAAGTAATAGGGCAAATTAATGCATTATCTGTATTTGAATATGCTGGACATCCATTGTTATGGGGACAACCTTCACGCATCACATGTGTAGTGTATCTAGGTGATGGTGAATGTATAGACATAGAAAGCAAAACCCAACTCGGAAATAATATTCATGCTAAAGGTGTAATGATTATGCAATCTTATTTACATTCAAAGTTAGCATTGGAACAACATATACCTTTTTCTGCCTCTTTAGTATTCGAACAATCATACGAAGAAATAGATGGTGACAGTGCATCATTGGCTGAACTATGTGCTGTAATAAGTGCAATTAGCTCTCAACCAATTGATCAACAAATCGCGGTGACAGGATCTATTGACCAATTTGGAAATGTTCAACCGGTGGCTGGTCTTAATGAGAAAATAGAAGGATTTTTCTATATTTGTTATAAAAGATATCTTACTCATAATCAGGGAGTAATTATTCCAGCAGACAATGTTAATCATCTTAGCTTAAATGAAGATGTTATTAAAGCAATACAAGAAAAAAAATTTCATATTTGGGCTATAAAACATGTGGATCAAGCTTTACAAATTCTTACTGGATTACCCTGGGATAATGCACAAGGCCCATCATTAATAAAGAAAATTAAAGAAAAGATTTGTAAAAACCATAAAACTAATACAAATGAAATTCCTTGGTTATTTAGGTGGTTAAATTGGGGACAGTAA